The Saliniramus fredricksonii genome segment GTCGCCGCCGACTGATGAAGGCGCTGAATCCTGATCTGAACCGGAAATCGGCGCGGGATCTTCGCGCGCCGCCCTCCCGGCTTCAGCCCTTCTCGCGCAGGATGCGCGCCTTGTCGCGCTCCCAGCTGCGTTTCTTCTCGGTCTCGCGCTTGTCGTGCAGCTTCTTGCCGCGCCCGAGTCCGAGCTCGACCTTGGCGCGCCCCTGATCGTTGAAATAGATCCGCAGCGGCACCACGGTGTAGCCCTCGCGCTGCGTCGCGCCGATGAGCTTGTCGATCTCGCGGCGATGGAGCAGCAATTTGCGCGGGCGCTTGGGCTCGTGGTTGAAACGATTGGCCTGCAGATATTCCGGGATATAGGCGTTGAACA includes the following:
- the smpB gene encoding SsrA-binding protein SmpB, which produces MAKANKSAHRVVADNRKARFNYEIKDTYEAGIALSGTEVKSLRTGKATIGEAYAGPMREELYLFNAYIPEYLQANRFNHEPKRPRKLLLHRREIDKLIGATQREGYTVVPLRIYFNDQGRAKVELGLGRGKKLHDKRETEKKRSWERDKARILREKG